In Thauera sedimentorum, a single genomic region encodes these proteins:
- a CDS encoding sodium:solute symporter family protein encodes MLLWLVVAYLVISIGIGLVAATRVHNARDYIVAGRNLPMYIVLAMVFATWFGAETVLGISATFIDEGFRGLISDPLGASLCLVLFGLVFARPLYRMNLLTLGDFFRVRYNRTTELILSLCIVASYLGWVAAQVTALGLVFNVLSDGVVSMNQGMMVGASVVLLYTLFGGMWSVAITTFVQMIVIVAGLLYVTWLAGDMAGGFDTVISKAAAEGKFEWLPTLDPLDMLAWIAALLTMALGSIPQQDVFQRVNSSKNERIAVWGTTLGGVSYFFFAAVPLFLAYSATLIDADMVAQLMEDDTQLILPHLIINYMPFTAQVVFFGALLSVIMSTASGTLLAPSVTFSENVLRGFFPGMTDRGLLWSTRVTVAVFAGLVTLYATATESTIHTMVENAYRVTLAGAFVPLAAGLFWKRANNLGAALAITFGLATWLLLEFTVPEGDVEPQLIGLVASAIGMVIGGYLGRQTHHRPHAGHHHAAAATHHVR; translated from the coding sequence ATGCTGCTCTGGCTCGTCGTCGCCTACCTGGTCATCTCCATCGGCATCGGCCTGGTGGCCGCTACCCGGGTGCACAACGCCCGCGACTACATCGTCGCCGGCCGCAACCTGCCGATGTACATCGTGCTGGCCATGGTGTTCGCCACCTGGTTCGGCGCCGAGACCGTGCTCGGCATCTCGGCCACCTTCATCGACGAAGGCTTTCGCGGGCTGATCTCCGATCCGCTCGGCGCCTCGCTGTGCCTAGTGCTGTTCGGCCTGGTGTTCGCCCGCCCGCTGTACCGCATGAACCTGCTCACCCTGGGCGACTTCTTCCGCGTGCGCTACAACCGCACGACCGAGCTGATCCTGTCGCTGTGCATCGTCGCCTCCTACCTGGGCTGGGTGGCCGCACAGGTCACCGCGCTCGGCCTGGTGTTCAACGTGCTCTCCGACGGCGTGGTGTCGATGAACCAGGGCATGATGGTCGGCGCCTCGGTGGTGCTGCTGTACACCCTGTTCGGCGGCATGTGGTCGGTGGCCATCACCACCTTCGTGCAAATGATCGTCATCGTCGCCGGCCTGCTCTACGTGACCTGGCTGGCCGGCGACATGGCCGGCGGCTTCGACACCGTGATTTCCAAGGCGGCGGCCGAAGGCAAGTTCGAATGGCTGCCCACGCTGGACCCGCTGGACATGCTGGCCTGGATCGCCGCGCTGCTCACCATGGCGCTGGGTTCCATCCCGCAGCAGGACGTGTTCCAGCGGGTGAACTCCTCGAAGAACGAACGCATCGCGGTGTGGGGCACCACGCTGGGCGGGGTGAGCTACTTCTTCTTCGCCGCGGTGCCGCTCTTCCTGGCCTACTCGGCCACGCTGATCGACGCCGACATGGTCGCCCAGCTGATGGAGGACGACACCCAGCTGATCCTCCCGCACCTGATCATCAACTACATGCCCTTCACCGCCCAGGTGGTGTTCTTCGGCGCCCTGCTGTCGGTGATCATGAGTACCGCCTCGGGCACCCTGCTGGCGCCCTCGGTGACCTTCTCCGAGAACGTGCTGCGCGGCTTCTTCCCCGGCATGACCGACCGCGGCCTGCTGTGGAGCACGCGGGTCACCGTGGCGGTGTTCGCCGGCCTGGTCACGCTCTACGCCACCGCCACCGAATCGACCATCCACACCATGGTCGAGAACGCCTACCGCGTGACCCTGGCCGGCGCCTTCGTGCCGCTGGCCGCCGGCCTGTTCTGGAAGCGCGCCAACAATCTGGGCGCCGCGCTGGCGATCACCTTCGGCCTGGCGACCTGGCTGCTGCTGGAATTCACCGTACCGGAAGGCGACGTCGAACCGCAGCTGATCGGCCTGGTGGCCAGCGCCATCGGCATGGTGATCGGCGGCTATCTCGGCCGCCAGACCCACCACCGCCCGCACGCCGGCCATCATCACGCGGCCGCCGCCACCCATCACGTGCGCTGA
- the ubiU gene encoding ubiquinone anaerobic biosynthesis protein UbiU: MNPTQRIELVCPAGSLPALKTAIDHGADCVYLGFKDATNARNFTGLNFDPASMREGVRYAHQRGRKVLLALNTYPQAGNWGDWTAAVDRAAEMELDAVILADPGLMAYAAKTHPQLRLHLSVQGSATSYEAINFYHERFGIQRAVLPRVLSLAQVEQVIGRTPVEIEVFGFGGLCVMVEGRCALSAYATGESPNCNGACSPGKHVRWEQTPKGMETRLNGILIDRFADGERAGYPTLCKGRFDVNGETYYAIEEPTSLNTLELLPELARAGVRAIKIEGRQRSPAYVAQVTKVWRAALDRVMADADNFTVQPAWMAELNKVSEGQSHTLGAYYRPWK; this comes from the coding sequence ATGAACCCAACGCAACGCATCGAACTGGTCTGTCCGGCCGGCAGCCTGCCGGCGCTCAAGACCGCCATCGACCACGGCGCCGACTGCGTCTACCTCGGTTTCAAGGACGCCACCAACGCGCGCAACTTCACCGGGCTCAACTTCGACCCGGCGAGCATGCGCGAAGGCGTGCGCTACGCCCACCAGCGCGGCCGCAAGGTGCTGCTGGCGCTCAACACCTACCCGCAGGCCGGCAACTGGGGCGACTGGACCGCCGCGGTGGACCGCGCCGCCGAGATGGAACTGGACGCGGTCATCCTCGCCGACCCCGGGCTGATGGCCTACGCCGCCAAGACCCATCCGCAGCTGCGCCTGCACCTGTCGGTACAGGGCTCGGCCACCAGCTACGAGGCGATCAATTTCTACCATGAGCGCTTCGGCATCCAGCGCGCGGTGCTGCCGCGCGTGCTGTCGCTCGCCCAGGTGGAGCAGGTCATCGGCAGGACCCCGGTGGAGATCGAGGTGTTCGGCTTCGGCGGCCTGTGCGTCATGGTCGAGGGGCGCTGCGCGCTGTCGGCCTACGCCACCGGCGAATCGCCCAACTGCAACGGCGCCTGCTCGCCCGGCAAGCATGTGCGCTGGGAGCAGACCCCGAAGGGCATGGAGACGCGGCTCAACGGCATCCTCATCGACCGCTTCGCCGACGGCGAGCGCGCCGGCTACCCCACGCTGTGCAAGGGCCGCTTCGACGTCAATGGCGAGACCTATTACGCCATCGAGGAGCCCACCAGCCTCAACACCCTGGAGCTGCTGCCGGAACTCGCCCGCGCCGGTGTGCGCGCGATCAAGATCGAAGGCCGCCAGCGCAGCCCGGCCTACGTCGCCCAGGTCACCAAGGTGTGGCGCGCCGCGCTCGACCGGGTGATGGCCGATGCCGACAACTTCACCGTGCAGCCCGCCTGGATGGCCGAACTCAACAAGGTCTCCGAAGGCCAGAGCCACACCCTGGGCGCCTACTACCGGCCCTGGAAGTAA
- a CDS encoding U32 family peptidase, whose product MKLALGPLLYYWPRQATLDFYADIADSPVDIVYLGETVCSRRHELRLEDWLEVAGVLAAAGKDVLLSTQSLIESESDLKVLRRIVAQREFGVEANDMGAVRLLAEAGRTDWVAGPTLNIFNPATLALLQESGARRWVMAPEMSGEALAALVAGMDPAPETEVFAWGRLPLAHSARCFTARHFNLQKDTCEFRCLGMNEGIVLRTREGEPFLTLNGVQTQSARIYNLLGDLPAVRERAGVLRISPQGEHTAAVLATFRAALAGELDPQAALTASRQWMNEEPCNGFWHGRPGVEQYVAS is encoded by the coding sequence ATGAAACTCGCCCTCGGACCCCTGCTCTACTACTGGCCGCGCCAGGCCACGCTGGATTTCTACGCCGACATCGCCGACAGCCCGGTGGACATCGTCTATCTCGGTGAAACGGTGTGCTCGCGCCGCCACGAACTGCGCCTGGAGGACTGGCTGGAGGTGGCCGGCGTGCTGGCCGCCGCCGGCAAGGACGTGCTGCTGTCCACCCAGTCGCTGATCGAATCCGAATCCGACCTCAAGGTCCTGCGCCGCATCGTCGCGCAGCGCGAGTTCGGCGTCGAGGCCAACGACATGGGCGCGGTGCGCCTGCTGGCCGAGGCCGGGCGCACGGACTGGGTGGCCGGGCCCACGCTCAACATCTTCAACCCCGCCACGCTGGCGCTGCTGCAGGAGTCCGGCGCGCGGCGCTGGGTGATGGCGCCGGAGATGTCCGGCGAGGCCCTGGCGGCGCTGGTCGCCGGCATGGACCCGGCGCCGGAGACCGAAGTCTTCGCCTGGGGGCGCCTGCCGCTGGCCCATTCCGCCCGCTGCTTCACCGCCCGCCACTTCAACCTGCAGAAGGACACCTGCGAGTTCCGCTGTCTGGGGATGAACGAAGGCATCGTGCTGCGCACCCGCGAAGGCGAACCCTTCCTCACGCTCAACGGCGTGCAGACCCAGTCGGCGCGCATCTACAACCTGCTCGGCGACCTGCCGGCGGTACGCGAGCGCGCCGGGGTGCTGCGCATCAGCCCGCAAGGCGAACACACCGCGGCGGTGCTCGCCACCTTCCGCGCCGCGCTGGCCGGCGAACTCGACCCGCAGGCCGCGCTGACCGCCAGCCGCCAGTGGATGAACGAGGAACCGTGCAACGGCTTCTGGCACGGCCGCCCCGGCGTCGAGCAATACGTCGCCTCCTGA
- the ubiT gene encoding ubiquinone anaerobic biosynthesis accessory factor UbiT: MSNLPALPSFARLQAAARRLPAFTVPPALGRLVARLPQQPPALALSLALNLALGRILPREDLAPLTGRRLRLRVTDAGLTLDFGLGARGFRPLPATGTPDLTLSATVRDYLALALREEDADTLFFSRRLIMEGDTDLGLLVKNTLDAVDWDALTTAWSPAALLARLPLPGRPRRPAGA, translated from the coding sequence ATGTCGAACCTTCCCGCCCTGCCCAGCTTCGCCCGCCTGCAGGCCGCCGCCCGCCGCCTACCCGCGTTCACCGTGCCCCCGGCGCTCGGCCGCCTGGTCGCCCGCCTGCCGCAGCAGCCGCCCGCGCTGGCGCTGAGCCTGGCGCTCAACCTCGCGCTCGGCCGCATCCTGCCGCGCGAGGACCTCGCCCCGCTCACCGGCCGCCGCCTGCGCCTGCGCGTCACCGACGCCGGCCTGACCCTGGACTTCGGCCTCGGTGCGCGCGGCTTCCGCCCGCTCCCAGCCACCGGCACCCCGGACCTGACGCTCTCCGCCACCGTGCGCGACTACCTCGCCCTGGCGCTGCGCGAGGAAGACGCCGACACGCTGTTCTTCAGCCGCCGGCTGATCATGGAAGGCGACACCGACCTGGGCCTGCTGGTCAAGAACACCCTGGATGCGGTGGACTGGGACGCGCTCACCACCGCCTGGTCGCCCGCCGCACTGCTCGCCCGCCTGCCGCTGCCCGGCCGCCCGCGACGACCCGCGGGCGCCTAG
- a CDS encoding VanZ family protein: MARHASNLPLHLALAYAALVAYACLHPFTGWQATGLPVFDYLLAPWPRYYRSEDLILNVAGYVPLGFLAAAALSRRIGARGCILAATLAAGLLSLGLETVQNFLPSRVASNLDLGCNLLGALAGALAGAAWGPALFGPQGWLQRWRSRHIVGGYTGDAGLLLLGLWLLTQLTADGLLFGSGDLRHWLALPNPVTFEPERFIRLEAAHVATTVVGVGLFARCIMLAPGLWPIPLLFMLAFGLTTLATFSFFSASEPLVWLTPGARFGLIAGLPLLAVCLRLPRVLQHALAGMAMLAATALVNLMPENPYLPFRSAAAAGHFLNFHGLTAVVTAAWPFLALAYLSALGLWRGEHLAAERRL, from the coding sequence ATGGCGCGCCACGCCTCCAACCTGCCGCTGCACCTGGCGCTCGCCTACGCGGCGCTGGTCGCCTATGCCTGCCTGCACCCGTTCACCGGCTGGCAGGCGACCGGCCTGCCGGTGTTCGACTACCTGCTGGCACCCTGGCCGCGCTACTACCGCAGCGAGGATCTCATCCTCAACGTGGCCGGCTACGTCCCGCTCGGATTCCTTGCCGCGGCCGCCCTGTCGCGGCGGATCGGCGCCAGGGGCTGCATCCTCGCCGCCACGCTGGCTGCCGGCCTGCTCAGCCTGGGGCTGGAGACGGTGCAGAACTTCCTGCCCAGCCGGGTCGCCTCCAATCTGGATCTGGGCTGCAACCTGCTCGGCGCGCTGGCCGGGGCGCTGGCCGGCGCTGCCTGGGGCCCGGCGCTGTTCGGTCCGCAGGGCTGGCTGCAGCGCTGGCGCAGCCGGCACATCGTCGGCGGCTACACCGGCGACGCCGGCCTGCTGCTGCTCGGCCTGTGGCTGCTGACCCAACTCACTGCCGACGGCCTGCTGTTCGGCAGTGGCGATCTGCGCCACTGGCTGGCGCTGCCCAACCCGGTGACTTTCGAGCCGGAACGCTTCATCCGACTGGAAGCCGCGCATGTGGCCACTACCGTGGTGGGCGTGGGCCTGTTCGCGCGCTGCATCATGCTCGCACCCGGGCTGTGGCCGATACCGCTGCTGTTCATGCTGGCCTTCGGCCTGACCACGCTGGCCACCTTCAGCTTCTTCTCGGCCAGCGAACCGCTGGTCTGGCTGACTCCAGGCGCGCGCTTCGGCCTGATCGCCGGGCTGCCGCTGCTCGCCGTCTGCCTGCGGCTGCCGCGCGTGCTGCAGCACGCCCTGGCGGGCATGGCCATGCTGGCCGCCACCGCGCTGGTCAACCTGATGCCGGAGAACCCCTACCTGCCGTTCCGCTCCGCCGCGGCCGCCGGACACTTTCTCAACTTCCACGGTCTCACCGCGGTGGTCACCGCCGCCTGGCCCTTCCTGGCGCTGGCCTACCTGTCCGCCCTTGGCCTGTGGCGCGGCGAACATCTGGCCGCCGAGCGGCGACTATAA
- a CDS encoding (2Fe-2S) ferredoxin domain-containing protein: MSYFKHHVFFCCNQRQPGDTCCNDHKAVEMQTYAKDRIAALGLKGRGKIRINKAGCLDRCDDGPVLVVYPDNVWYTYVDREDIDEIIDSHLVHGRIVERLRLPDGPAAA, from the coding sequence ATGAGCTATTTCAAGCACCACGTCTTCTTCTGCTGCAACCAGCGCCAGCCCGGCGACACCTGCTGCAACGACCACAAGGCGGTCGAGATGCAGACCTACGCCAAGGACCGCATCGCCGCGCTGGGCCTCAAGGGCCGCGGCAAGATCCGCATCAACAAGGCCGGCTGCCTGGACCGCTGCGACGACGGTCCGGTGCTGGTGGTGTACCCGGACAACGTCTGGTACACCTACGTGGATCGCGAAGACATCGACGAGATCATCGACAGCCATCTGGTGCACGGGCGCATCGTCGAGCGCCTGCGCCTGCCGGACGGGCCGGCCGCAGCATGA
- a CDS encoding alpha/beta hydrolase: protein MSRPAPTESVLLRGAAGAIDALIDTPAEVRGLAVVCHPHPLYGGANTNKVAHTLARAFRDLGYAVVRPNFRGVGKSDGAHDHGNGETEDVLNVIGWAQSRWGSLPLALGGFSFGGFVQCRVANRLADSLTPVQRLALVGMAAGSAADGARQYDTPPLPDKLSSLVVHGEVDETVPLANVFDWARPQELPVVVVPGADHFFHGKLHVIRDVIARTWAPL, encoded by the coding sequence ATGAGCCGCCCCGCCCCCACCGAGAGCGTGCTGCTGCGCGGCGCGGCCGGCGCGATCGACGCGCTGATCGACACCCCGGCCGAGGTGCGCGGGCTGGCGGTGGTCTGCCACCCCCACCCGCTGTACGGCGGTGCCAATACCAACAAGGTGGCGCACACCCTGGCGCGCGCCTTCCGCGACCTGGGTTATGCGGTGGTGCGCCCCAACTTCCGCGGCGTGGGCAAGAGCGACGGCGCACACGACCACGGCAACGGCGAGACCGAGGACGTGCTGAACGTGATCGGCTGGGCGCAGTCGCGCTGGGGTAGCCTGCCGCTGGCGCTCGGCGGCTTCTCCTTCGGCGGTTTCGTGCAGTGCCGGGTGGCCAATCGCCTGGCCGACAGCCTCACCCCGGTGCAGCGCCTGGCGCTGGTCGGCATGGCCGCCGGCAGCGCGGCCGACGGCGCCCGCCAGTACGACACCCCGCCGCTGCCGGATAAGCTCTCCAGCCTGGTCGTGCATGGCGAGGTGGACGAGACCGTGCCGCTCGCCAACGTCTTCGACTGGGCCCGCCCGCAGGAGCTGCCGGTGGTGGTGGTGCCCGGCGCCGACCATTTCTTTCACGGCAAGCTGCACGTGATCCGCGATGTCATCGCCCGCACCTGGGCACCGCTCTGA
- a CDS encoding glutathione S-transferase yields the protein MKLFASLTSPYARKIRILLAEKGLPFELVVDSPWEANTRIPTLNPLGKVPVLITDDGEAFFDSPVIAGYLETLGAQPAMLPADALEAVRVRQIEALADGVTDAAVAALLESRRPDGQRSDAEIVRQKDKIERSLVELEKRADGHDWLHGERFGLADVAAAVALAYLDLRHPDLDWRARHPALKTYADRLFARPSFIDTKPPVG from the coding sequence ATGAAGCTGTTCGCCTCGCTCACCAGCCCCTACGCCCGCAAGATCCGCATCCTGCTGGCCGAGAAAGGCCTGCCGTTCGAACTCGTGGTCGACTCGCCATGGGAGGCCAACACCCGCATCCCCACGCTCAATCCGCTGGGCAAGGTGCCGGTGCTGATCACCGACGACGGCGAGGCCTTCTTCGACTCTCCGGTGATCGCCGGCTATCTGGAAACCCTGGGCGCCCAACCGGCCATGCTGCCGGCCGATGCGCTGGAAGCCGTGCGCGTGCGCCAGATCGAGGCGCTGGCTGACGGCGTCACCGACGCCGCGGTGGCCGCGCTGCTCGAATCCCGCCGCCCCGACGGCCAGCGCAGCGATGCCGAGATCGTCCGCCAGAAGGACAAGATCGAACGCAGCCTGGTCGAGCTGGAAAAACGCGCGGACGGACACGACTGGCTGCACGGCGAGCGCTTCGGACTGGCCGACGTGGCTGCAGCGGTCGCGCTCGCCTACCTCGACCTGCGCCATCCCGACCTCGACTGGCGCGCCCGCCATCCGGCGCTGAAGACCTACGCCGACCGCCTGTTCGCGCGCCCGAGCTTCATCGACACCAAGCCGCCGGTCGGCTGA
- the cutA gene encoding divalent-cation tolerance protein CutA yields the protein MSDETVLLVFTNAPSAESARHIARSLVDARLAACVNILPECQSIYRWQGAVEEAAELPVMIKTTAAHYQAVEAAIRLAHPYELPEIVAVPVERGLPGYLAWVAAETRHEPSAPPEA from the coding sequence ATGTCCGATGAGACCGTCCTGCTGGTGTTCACCAACGCCCCCAGCGCCGAAAGCGCCCGCCACATCGCGCGCAGCCTGGTCGACGCGCGACTGGCAGCCTGCGTCAACATCCTCCCGGAGTGCCAGTCCATCTACCGCTGGCAGGGCGCCGTCGAGGAGGCCGCGGAACTGCCGGTGATGATCAAGACCACCGCGGCGCACTATCAGGCGGTGGAAGCGGCGATCCGCCTCGCCCATCCCTACGAACTTCCCGAGATCGTCGCGGTCCCTGTGGAGCGGGGCCTGCCGGGCTATCTGGCCTGGGTGGCCGCGGAAACCCGGCACGAGCCTTCCGCCCCCCCGGAAGCCTGA
- the dsbD gene encoding protein-disulfide reductase DsbD, with protein sequence MFRPPPLFAFLLALLTLFAAPAHALGEPIEPEKAFAFTARALDPQTVEAVFRVHKDYYLYGDKFRFETDPPSVQLGEPERAPGEMKEDEFFGTVETLRDTVSILLPVTAPEGLTRFRLTVTSQGCWDGGICYPPTPQSADIDLSASPAPAATSLLDRALAGGAPAGIAPATSGPAGDESGRIARLLGDASVPLVLASFFGFGLLLAFTPCTFPMIPILSGIIVGHGHHISRARAFGLSLAYVLGMAVTYAVAGVAAGMSGTLLSAALQNVWVLGVFALVFVALALSMFGFYELQLPTALQSRLADTAAHRKGGSIGGVVTMGVLSALIVGPCVAAPLAGALLYIAQSGDAALGGTALFVMALGMGAPLLAVGVAARSVLPKAGPWMEGVKKAFGVMLLAVAVWLLTPVVPELLTMLAWAALLMFSGIFLRALDPLPPHTKGWARFWKGIGVILLLAGTAMLVGALAGSRDPLQPLAVLRAEAGATARAAPAFEKVGSVAELDARLASAGRPVMLDFYADWCVSCKEMERYTFSDPAVAARMERMLLLKADVTANSEEHKALLRRFQLFGPPGIIFFDAAGQERDGLRVVGYMPAAPFGEILDRALR encoded by the coding sequence ATGTTCCGACCCCCGCCGCTGTTCGCCTTCCTCCTCGCCCTCCTCACGCTGTTTGCCGCTCCCGCCCACGCCCTGGGCGAACCGATCGAACCTGAGAAGGCCTTCGCATTCACCGCGCGGGCGCTCGACCCGCAGACCGTCGAGGCGGTCTTCCGCGTCCACAAGGACTACTACCTCTACGGCGACAAGTTCCGCTTCGAGACCGACCCGCCCAGCGTCCAGCTCGGCGAACCCGAGCGCGCCCCGGGCGAGATGAAGGAGGACGAGTTCTTCGGCACGGTCGAGACCCTGCGCGACACGGTCAGCATCCTGCTGCCGGTGACCGCACCGGAGGGTCTCACCCGCTTCCGCCTGACGGTCACCAGCCAGGGCTGCTGGGACGGCGGCATCTGCTATCCGCCCACGCCGCAGAGCGCCGACATCGATCTCAGCGCCAGCCCGGCGCCCGCCGCCACCAGCCTGTTGGATCGCGCGCTGGCCGGTGGCGCGCCGGCCGGCATCGCCCCCGCGACCTCGGGTCCGGCCGGCGACGAGAGCGGGCGCATCGCCCGCCTGCTGGGTGACGCCAGCGTGCCGCTGGTGCTGGCCAGCTTCTTCGGTTTCGGCCTGCTGCTCGCCTTCACCCCGTGCACCTTCCCGATGATCCCCATCCTCTCGGGCATCATCGTCGGCCATGGCCACCACATCTCTCGCGCGCGCGCCTTCGGCCTGTCGCTCGCCTACGTGCTGGGCATGGCGGTGACCTACGCGGTGGCCGGCGTCGCCGCCGGCATGTCCGGCACCCTGCTGTCGGCCGCGCTGCAGAACGTCTGGGTGCTCGGCGTCTTCGCGCTGGTGTTCGTCGCCCTGGCGCTATCGATGTTCGGCTTCTACGAGCTGCAGCTGCCTACCGCCCTGCAGAGCCGGCTGGCCGACACCGCCGCACACCGCAAGGGCGGCAGCATTGGCGGGGTGGTGACCATGGGCGTGCTGTCGGCCCTGATCGTCGGCCCCTGCGTGGCCGCGCCGCTGGCCGGTGCGCTGCTCTACATCGCCCAGAGTGGCGACGCGGCACTGGGCGGTACGGCGCTGTTCGTCATGGCGCTCGGCATGGGTGCGCCCCTGCTCGCCGTCGGCGTGGCCGCGCGCAGCGTGCTGCCCAAGGCGGGCCCGTGGATGGAGGGGGTGAAGAAGGCCTTCGGCGTGATGCTGCTGGCGGTTGCGGTATGGCTGCTCACCCCGGTGGTGCCGGAGCTGCTGACCATGCTCGCCTGGGCCGCCCTGCTGATGTTCTCGGGCATCTTCCTGCGCGCGCTCGATCCGCTGCCGCCGCACACCAAGGGCTGGGCACGCTTCTGGAAGGGCATCGGCGTGATCCTGCTGCTGGCCGGCACCGCGATGCTGGTCGGCGCGCTGGCCGGCTCGCGCGACCCCCTGCAGCCGCTGGCCGTGCTGCGTGCGGAGGCCGGCGCCACCGCGCGCGCTGCGCCGGCTTTCGAGAAAGTCGGCTCGGTGGCCGAGCTGGACGCCCGCCTGGCCTCCGCCGGGCGGCCGGTGATGCTGGATTTCTATGCGGACTGGTGCGTGTCGTGCAAGGAGATGGAGCGCTACACCTTCTCCGACCCGGCCGTCGCCGCGCGCATGGAGCGCATGCTGCTGCTCAAGGCCGACGTCACCGCCAACAGCGAGGAACACAAGGCGTTGCTGCGCCGCTTCCAGCTGTTCGGCCCGCCGGGCATCATCTTCTTCGACGCCGCCGGCCAGGAGCGCGACGGCCTGCGGGTGGTGGGCTACATGCCCGCCGCGCCCTTTGGCGAGATCCTCGACCGCGCCTTGCGCTGA
- a CDS encoding riboflavin synthase has translation MFSGIVAACGRIEHIAPLEDGVRLTVDVGGLDLADVAIGDSIANSGVCLTVVAMDGSRVNFDVSRETLNCTVGLDSVGTEVNLEKALQLSDRLGGHLVTGHVDGVGEVLRFAPVGESHELVIRAPAAIAGYIARKGSITVNGVSLTVNRVEGADFSINLIPHTVAVTNLKHLQAGSRVNLEIDLIARYVERMAAWREESAQ, from the coding sequence ATGTTTTCCGGAATCGTGGCCGCCTGCGGCCGTATCGAACATATTGCGCCGCTCGAAGACGGCGTGCGCCTGACGGTGGACGTCGGCGGACTGGACCTGGCCGACGTGGCCATCGGCGACAGCATCGCCAACAGCGGCGTGTGCCTCACCGTGGTCGCCATGGACGGCAGCCGGGTGAACTTCGACGTGTCGCGCGAGACGCTCAACTGCACGGTCGGCCTGGACAGCGTGGGCACAGAGGTGAACCTCGAAAAGGCCCTGCAACTGTCCGACCGCCTCGGCGGCCACCTGGTCACCGGCCATGTGGACGGCGTCGGTGAGGTGCTGCGCTTTGCCCCGGTGGGCGAGAGCCATGAACTGGTGATCCGCGCGCCCGCGGCCATCGCCGGCTACATCGCGCGCAAGGGCTCGATCACCGTCAATGGCGTGAGCCTCACCGTGAACCGCGTCGAAGGCGCCGATTTCTCCATCAACCTGATCCCGCACACCGTGGCGGTGACCAACCTCAAGCACCTGCAGGCCGGCAGCCGGGTGAACCTGGAGATCGACCTGATCGCCCGCTACGTCGAACGCATGGCCGCCTGGCGCGAGGAGTCCGCACAATGA
- the ribBA gene encoding bifunctional 3,4-dihydroxy-2-butanone-4-phosphate synthase/GTP cyclohydrolase II: MTALSPITEIIDEIRAGRMVILVDEEDRENEGDLVMAAEFVTPEAINFMAKFGRGLICLTLTEQRCRQLGLQQMVRDNRTPHGTAFTTSIEAATGVTTGISAHDRARTVQVAVARHAKPEDIVMPGHIFPLTAQKGGVLIRAGHTEAGCDLAQLAGLEPASVICEILKDDGTMARLPDLVEFGKEHGLKIGAIRDLIEYRAATEHLVEQVSEKEVDTPHGRFRLSAFEDKTSGDVHFALSRGDIAPERETLVRVHEPISVVDFLDPESGRHSFPVNSALAALARAEAGVIVLLYRPQSGRDLLASLTGTADRPVKWDPRLFGVGAQILRALKVGRMRLMSNPRKIPSMAGFGLEITGFVDPDA; this comes from the coding sequence ATGACCGCGCTGTCGCCGATCACCGAAATCATCGACGAGATCCGTGCCGGGCGCATGGTCATCCTGGTCGACGAGGAAGACCGCGAGAACGAGGGCGACCTCGTCATGGCGGCCGAGTTCGTCACCCCCGAGGCGATCAACTTCATGGCCAAGTTCGGCCGCGGACTGATCTGCCTGACGCTCACCGAGCAGCGCTGCCGCCAGCTCGGGCTGCAGCAGATGGTGCGCGACAACCGCACCCCGCACGGCACCGCCTTCACCACCTCGATCGAGGCGGCCACCGGCGTGACCACCGGCATCTCGGCGCACGACCGCGCGCGCACCGTGCAGGTCGCGGTCGCCCGCCACGCCAAGCCGGAAGACATCGTCATGCCCGGCCACATCTTCCCGCTGACCGCGCAGAAGGGCGGCGTGCTGATCCGCGCCGGCCACACCGAAGCGGGCTGCGACCTCGCCCAGCTCGCCGGGCTGGAGCCGGCCTCGGTGATCTGCGAGATCCTCAAGGACGACGGCACCATGGCCCGCCTGCCCGACCTGGTCGAGTTCGGCAAGGAACACGGCCTGAAGATCGGCGCCATCCGCGACCTGATCGAATACCGCGCGGCCACCGAGCACCTGGTCGAACAGGTCAGCGAGAAGGAAGTCGACACTCCGCACGGGCGCTTCCGCCTGTCCGCCTTCGAGGACAAGACTTCCGGCGACGTGCATTTCGCCCTGTCGCGCGGCGACATCGCCCCCGAGCGCGAGACCCTGGTGCGTGTGCATGAGCCGATCTCGGTGGTCGATTTCCTCGACCCCGAAAGCGGCCGTCACAGCTTTCCGGTCAACAGCGCGCTGGCCGCGCTCGCCCGGGCCGAGGCCGGCGTGATCGTCCTGCTCTACCGCCCGCAGAGCGGCCGCGACCTGCTCGCCAGCCTCACCGGCACCGCCGACCGCCCGGTGAAGTGGGACCCGCGCCTGTTCGGCGTCGGCGCGCAGATCCTGCGTGCGCTCAAGGTCGGCCGCATGCGGCTGATGTCCAACCCACGCAAGATCCCCAGCATGGCCGGCTTCGGCCTGGAGATCACCGGCTTCGTCGACCCCGACGCCTGA